In bacterium, the genomic window AATCCCCGAACCGCGATTTTCAGGGAAATTATGAATAACACAGATATAAAATCATGGATTAGATTAAATATGATTAAAGGCATAGGACCGATGAGATTTGCTACCTTGCTGAAACATTTTGGAAGCCCTCAAGAAATCCTGTCGGCTAATGTCTCAAGTTTAAGCCAGGTAAAAGGAATTGGAAATCAGATAGCTACTTCCATCGTTGAACAAAAAGATAAAGTGGAAATAAACCGCGAACTTGAAAAGATTGAAAAAGAAGGGGTAAATATTTTAACCTTAAATAGTGAGGAATATCCTAAAAACTTAAAATCTATCTATGACCCACCACCAGTTCTTTATGTTAAGGGTGAAATCAGGACACAAGATAGGTTGGCGATTGCGATGGTTGGTTCGCGAGCCGCAACTACTTATGGAAAAACAATCGCTTACCGACTTGCTCAAGAATTAGTTCAATCTGGATTTACGATAGTCAGCGGATTGGCACGAGGAATTGATGTTGCCTCTCATCGTGGTGCAATTGAGACTAAAGGAAGGACAATTGCGGTTTTAGGTTGCGGCATAGATATAATCTATCCGCTTGAAAATAAAAGTCTGTTTTATGAGATTATAAATCAGGGGGCGGTTGTAAGTGAATTTCCATTTGGCACACCACCAGAAAAGTTTAATTTCCCACAACGCAATCGGATAATCAGTGGTTTATCACTGGGCACGGTTATTGTTGAAGCACCTCTACGAAGTGGGGCATTGATTACCGCAGATTGCGCCTTAGAGCAAAATCGCGAGGTATTTGCTGTCCCCGGACATATAGAAAGTAGATTAAGCAAAGGAACTCATCAATTAATCAAACAAGGGGCTAAATTAACGGAATCAGCACAGGATATAATTGAAGAACTTGAATTATTTACAGACGCATTAAAAAAAATCCCGGAAGTTAAAAAAAACAATGAAATAAAACTCTCAAAAGATGAAGAAAAAATATATCAGTTACTTTCTCCCGCAGAACCTCAATATATTGATACTATTTCCTCTTCCTCTCAAATGACTGCATCCCAGGTAGCCGCTCTTTTAATTCAACTTGAAA contains:
- the dprA gene encoding DNA-processing protein DprA — encoded protein: MNNTDIKSWIRLNMIKGIGPMRFATLLKHFGSPQEILSANVSSLSQVKGIGNQIATSIVEQKDKVEINRELEKIEKEGVNILTLNSEEYPKNLKSIYDPPPVLYVKGEIRTQDRLAIAMVGSRAATTYGKTIAYRLAQELVQSGFTIVSGLARGIDVASHRGAIETKGRTIAVLGCGIDIIYPLENKSLFYEIINQGAVVSEFPFGTPPEKFNFPQRNRIISGLSLGTVIVEAPLRSGALITADCALEQNREVFAVPGHIESRLSKGTHQLIKQGAKLTESAQDIIEELELFTDALKKIPEVKKNNEIKLSKDEEKIYQLLSPAEPQYIDTISSSSQMTASQVAALLIQLEIKGLIKQLIGKRFVRC